A genomic region of Gemmata massiliana contains the following coding sequences:
- a CDS encoding SCO family protein, which produces MRRLFPYTFLLLAGCGAWAGSRTTQPTQSTPEPDLEYPVGTFTLTERGGKTVTDQDLRGNVWVGSFIFTRCNGPCPAVTATMATLQRDLADELKTGKFKLVTFTVDPARDDLKALNEYATARGADPKNWLFLTGDEKTVHKLLNEQFKQAVERKLGPDVRPGDEFGHSTRLVLVDKNGVIRAMYEGLPNEDFPDGKTRFENGLNRLKDRVRELLK; this is translated from the coding sequence ATGCGCCGTTTATTCCCGTACACGTTTTTGCTTCTCGCCGGGTGCGGCGCGTGGGCCGGATCGCGCACGACGCAGCCGACTCAATCAACACCGGAACCGGATCTCGAATATCCCGTCGGCACGTTTACCCTCACCGAGCGCGGTGGGAAGACCGTCACCGATCAGGATCTTCGAGGGAACGTGTGGGTCGGGTCGTTCATCTTCACGCGGTGCAACGGACCGTGCCCCGCAGTAACGGCAACAATGGCGACGCTCCAGCGCGACCTTGCTGACGAACTCAAGACCGGCAAGTTTAAGCTCGTCACGTTCACGGTCGATCCCGCTCGCGATGACTTAAAGGCTCTGAACGAGTACGCGACCGCGCGCGGTGCGGACCCGAAGAACTGGTTGTTCCTCACGGGTGACGAGAAGACCGTCCACAAACTCCTGAACGAACAGTTCAAGCAAGCGGTGGAACGCAAACTCGGTCCGGACGTGCGACCGGGTGACGAGTTCGGCCACAGTACGCGCCTCGTTCTCGTGGACAAGAACGGGGTGATTCGGGCGATGTACGAGGGGCTGCCGAACGAAGACTTCCCGGACGGCAAAACCCGCTTTGAAAACGGCCTCAACCGACTGAAAGATCGCGTTCGCGAACTCTTGAAGTGA
- the cyoE gene encoding heme o synthase, with product MMKVTLTGETDTLKPLTSAASAVSAPRVHSPSRFSDYLELTKPRIAVMALFTVGAGYLLAAGGAAEWRVLLHTLLGAGLVAAGGSALNQLFERRIDARMRRTLKRPLPAGRISPEEAAAFGAGLAGAGLAYLAATVSLPATIAAAATFIAYAFVYTPMKTKTAWNTAVGAVPGALPPVIGWFAAQGGNGELAWEGALALFAILFLWQIPHFLAIAWMYRADYSAGGLKMLPGCDPSGKCTAFVMVLTAASLIPLGFLVPLAGLGSWFFTVGAIVFGAMFLRRAVEFARDRTDRKARRVLHSSLFYLPGVFAVLMIDVLLLK from the coding sequence ATGATGAAGGTGACGCTCACCGGCGAAACCGACACGCTGAAGCCGCTGACCTCGGCGGCTTCGGCCGTGAGCGCACCGCGCGTGCATAGCCCCTCGCGATTTTCCGATTACCTCGAACTCACGAAACCGCGGATCGCGGTGATGGCCCTGTTCACCGTGGGCGCGGGCTACTTGCTCGCCGCGGGTGGGGCAGCGGAGTGGCGCGTTCTGCTCCACACGCTCCTCGGGGCCGGACTGGTTGCGGCCGGCGGCAGCGCACTGAACCAGCTCTTCGAGCGCCGGATCGACGCTCGGATGCGCCGCACCCTGAAGCGACCCCTCCCGGCGGGGCGCATCTCGCCCGAAGAAGCGGCCGCGTTCGGTGCGGGGTTGGCCGGCGCGGGCTTGGCATATCTCGCGGCAACGGTGAGCCTACCCGCAACTATTGCTGCCGCAGCCACATTCATCGCATATGCGTTCGTGTACACGCCGATGAAGACCAAAACTGCCTGGAACACGGCGGTCGGGGCCGTTCCGGGGGCGCTGCCGCCGGTCATCGGTTGGTTCGCGGCGCAGGGGGGGAACGGTGAGTTGGCGTGGGAAGGGGCGCTCGCGCTGTTCGCGATCCTGTTCCTGTGGCAGATCCCGCACTTCCTCGCGATCGCGTGGATGTACCGGGCGGATTACTCTGCCGGCGGGCTGAAGATGCTGCCGGGCTGCGACCCTTCGGGCAAGTGCACCGCGTTCGTGATGGTGCTGACGGCCGCGTCGCTGATCCCGCTCGGTTTCCTGGTGCCGCTCGCGGGCTTGGGTAGTTGGTTCTTCACGGTAGGTGCGATTGTCTTCGGCGCGATGTTTCTGCGCCGGGCGGTCGAGTTCGCCCGGGACCGTACCGATCGCAAAGCGCGCCGCGTGCTCCACTCCTCGCTCTTCTATCTGCCGGGCGTGTTCGCGGTGTTGATGATCGACGTGCTTCTCTTGAAGTAA